The following proteins come from a genomic window of Leucoraja erinacea ecotype New England chromosome 1, Leri_hhj_1, whole genome shotgun sequence:
- the smarca5 gene encoding SWI/SNF-related matrix-associated actin-dependent regulator of chromatin subfamily A member 5, producing MSEAEEKPSPGPTEGQGDAASSPPAEGGETKIQNTDLAFIFKMPKPEAKEEDPAYEEKMKADRANRFDYLLQQTELFAHFIQPAAQKTPTSPLKMKPGRPRIKKDEKQTLLSVGDYRHRRTEQEEDEELLSENSKTTNVCTRFEESPSYVKGGKLRDYQIRGLNWLISLYENGINGILADEMGLGKTLQTIALLGYMKHYRSIPGPHMVLVPKSTLHNWMLEFNRWIPTLRAICLIGDKEQRAAFIRDILLPGDWDVCVTSYEMLIREKSVFKKFNWRYLVIDEAHRIKNEKSKLSEIVREFKTTNRLLLTGTPLQNNLHELWALLNFLLPDVFNSSSDFDSWFDTNNCFGDQKLVERLHMVLRPFLLRRIKAEVEKSLPPKKEVKMYVGLSKMQREWYTRILMKDIDILNSSGKMDKMRLLNILMQLRKCCNHPYLFDGAEPGPPYTTDTHLVVNSGKMVVLDKLLPRMKDQGSRVLIFSQMTRVLDILEDYCMWRNYEYCRLDGQTPHVDRQDSITAFNSPGSSKFIFMLSTRAGGLGINLATADVVILYDSDWNPQVDLQAMDRAHRIGQSKSVKVFRFITDNTVEERIVERAEMKLRLDSIVIQQGRLVDQNLNKLGKDEMLQMIRHGATHVFASKDSDITDEDVDAILERGERKTAELTEKLSNMGESSLRNFTVETEVSVYNFEGEDYREKQKLALTEWIEPPKRERKANYAVDAYFREALRVSEPKAPKAPRPPKQPNIQDFQFFPPRLFELLEKEILYYRKTIGYKVPRNPDLPNSAQVQKVEQCKIDEAEPLNDDELEEKDKLLTQGFTSWTKRDFNQFIKANEKWGRDDIENIAREVEGKVPEEVIEYSAVFWERCNELQDIEKIMAQIERGEARIQRRIGIKKALDTKIARYKAPFHQLRIAYGTNKGKNYTEEEDRFLICMLHKLGFDKENVYDELRQCIRNSPQFRFDWFLKSRTAMELQRRCNTLITLIERENMELEEKEKAERKKRGPKTTLAQKRKSDGGPDGRGRKKKLKL from the exons ATGTCCGAGGCTGAAGAGAAGCCGAGCCCGGGCCCGACCGAAGGCCAGGGAGACGCCGCCAGTTCGCCGCCCGCGGAGGGAGGAGAGACCAAG atacaaaatactgattTAGCATTTATATTTAAAATGCCAAAACCTGAGGCTAAAGAGGAGGATCCTGCCTATGAAGAAAAAATG AAAGCCGACAGAGCAAATAGATTTGACTACTTACTGCAACAGACGGAACTCTTTGCCCATTTTATCCAACCCGCTGCACAGAAAACACCAACGTCACCTCTGAAGATGAAACCAGGACGCCCTCGCATAAAGAAAGATGAAAAGCAGACTCTGCTATCGGTTGGAGA TTATCGTCATCGTCGTACAGAGCAGGAAGAGGATGAAGAACTCCTGTCAGAAAATAGCAAGACAACCAATGTCTGCACAAGGTTTGAAGAATCCCCATCAT ATGTGAAGGGAGGGAAGCTGCGAGACTATCAGATCCGTGGGCTGAACTGGCTCATTTCTTTATATGAAAATGGCATTAATGGTATCCTAGCAGACGAAATG ggtcttggtaagacttTACAAACTATTGCTCTTCTGGGGTACATGAAACATTACAGAAGCATTCCTGGGCCTCATATGGTTCTGGTCCCTAAATCTACACTCCATAACTGGATGCTTGAATTCAACAGATGGATACCAACACTTCGAGCCATTTGTCTAATTGGTGACAAGGAACAACGG GCTGCTTTCATCAGAGACATCCTGCTGCCTGGAGATTGGGATGTTTGTGTGACCTCGTATGAAATGCTGATCAGGGAGAAATCCGTTTTCAAGAAGTTTAATTGGAGGTATCTGgtcatagatgaagctcacagaATCAAAaatgaaaaatcgaag CTGTCTGAAATAGTGAGAGAATTCAAGACGACAAATCGACTGTTGCTCACTGGTACACCTCTTCAGAACAACTTGCACGAACTCTGGGCACTGCTCAACTTCCTTCTCCCTGATGTCTTTAATTCCTCTAGT GACTTTGACTCGTGGTTTGACACAAATAACTGTTTTGGTGACCAGAAACTAGTTGAACGGTTGCATATG GTATTGCGACCCTTCCTTCTCCGACGTATTAAAGCTGAGGTAGAAAAGAGTCTGCCACCAAAAAAGGAAGTCAAAATGTATGTAGGCCTTAGCAAAATGCAACGGGAATG GTACACTAGGATTTTAATGAAGGATATTGACATCCTTAACTCCTCAGGCAAAATGGACAAAATGCGTCTATTGAACATACTGATGCAGCTGCGCAAGTGTTGCAACCACCCCTATCTGTTTGATGGAGCTGAGCCTGGCCCACCTTATACTACTGATACTCATCTTGTGGTTAACAGTGGAAAGATGGTGGTATTGGACAAACTGCTGCCACGAATGAAGGACCAAG GTTCTCGGGTGTTAATTTTCAGCCAAATGACCAGGGTGCTGGATATTTTAGAAGATTACTGTATGTGGCGAAACTATGAGTACTGTAGATTGGACGGGCAGACTCCACACGTGGATAGACAG GATTCTATCACTGCTTTCAATTCTCCTGGGAGTTCCAAGTTTATCTTCATGTTGAGCACCCGTGCTGGGGGTCTTGGTATAAATTTAGCTACAGCGGATGTAGTAATCCTCTACGACTCTGACTGGAACCCACAGGTTGACCTGCAGGCCATG GATCGAGCTCATAGAATTGGACAATCAAAAAGTGTCAAAGTATTCAGATTTATAACGGATAACACTGTAGAAGAAAGAATCGTGGAGCGTGCTGAAATGAAGCTTAGATTGGACTCTATTGTAATTCAGCAAG GAAGGCTGGTTGATCAGAATCTAAATAAATTGGGTAAagatgagatgctgcagatgattCGTCACGGTGCTACCCATGTGTTTGCTTCGAAAGACAGTGACATTACGGATGAAGATGTGGATGCTATATTGGAGAGGGGTGAAAGGAAG ACTGCTGAGCTCACAGAAAAGCTTTCAAATATGGGTGAAAGTTCGCTCAGAAACTTCACCGTTGAAACGGAGGTCAGTGTGTACAACTTCGAAGGTGAGGACTACAGGGAGAAGCAAAAG TTGGCCCTAACTGAATGGATTGAACCCCCTAAACGAGAACGGAAAGCAAACTATGCTGTTGATGCATATTTCAGAGAAGCTCTACGTGTCAGTGAGCCAAAAGCCCCCAAA GCTCCACGGCCACCAAAGCAGCCTAATATTCAAGATTTCCAATTCTTCCCCCCTCGGCTGTTTGAACTACTAGAGAAAGAAATTCTTTATTATCGAAAAACTATTGGCTACAAG GTCCCACGTAACCCTGATCTTCCAAACTCCGCTCAAGTTCAGAAAGTGGAGCAGTGTAAAATTGACGAGGCCGAACCCCTAAATGACGATGAGCTTGAGGAGAAGGATAAGCTGTTGACACAG GGCTTTACCAGCTGGACGAAAAGAGACTTTAATCAGTTTATCAAAGCAAATGAAAAGTGGGGCCGTGATGACATTGAAAATATTGCCCGCGAAGTAGAGGGGAAAGTTCCTGAAGAAGTTATTGAATATTCGG CTGTGTTCTGGGAGAGGTGTAATGAGCTCCAAGACATTGAAAAAATTATGGCACAAATAGAAAGGGGAGAAGCTAGAATTCAAAGGAGAATTGGCATTAAGAAAGCACTAGACACCAAG ATTGCCCGTTATAAGGCACCTTTCCACCAGTTGAGAATTGCATATGGCACAAATAAAGGGAAGAATTATACTGAAGAGGAGGACAGATTTTTGATCTGCATGCTGCACAAGTTGGGCTTTGACAAAGAAAATGTTTACGACGAGCTTAGACAGTGTATCCGGAACTCTCCACAATTCCGATTTGACTGGTTCCTGAAGTCAAGAACTGCTATG GAGCTCCAAAGGCGGTGTAATACTTTAATCACTCTAATAGAAAGAGAAAACATGGAACTTGAAGAAAAGGAGAAAGCAGAAAGGAAGAAGCGTGGACCAAAAACCACATTG GCACAGAAACGCAAATCGGATGGAGGACCAGATGGACGTGGCCGAAAAAAGAAGCTAAAACTTTGA